Proteins encoded by one window of Erythrobacter sp.:
- a CDS encoding LLM class flavin-dependent oxidoreductase, producing the protein MRFSVFLNARSMRPEEDRQLMHDLESHALLAGSKGFSAIFMPDHHFNGYMPLASDSFIFAAFLAAKMPHIHFGFSVVSVPLHHPVRFVERINLLDQLTDGKLLVGVGSGTTPEEMIGFGVTYAESKDISDRNLDLAEQLWAKGMEDPAVEIDNGPHKGRVLQRIAPASYTPRHAPLMPVAMKEASTRRAAENGWPAFIPAFTPPQIGGTEPFKHVSKYFDAYRTALDAAGHDEATRAKALDWTTHTYQCVHVAESDDQAREELEVILRAYQDAVEREAEFNARAESDSANTKTDRTPDALSEDWIGTWCLYGSPETVIEHLQPYKELGIGNVLCGTTTGPLTPERLRLGNQTLDLLAQHVLPALA; encoded by the coding sequence ATGCGTTTTTCAGTGTTTCTCAATGCGCGTTCGATGCGGCCGGAGGAAGACCGGCAGCTGATGCACGACCTTGAGTCGCATGCGCTGCTGGCGGGGAGCAAGGGCTTCTCGGCGATCTTCATGCCTGATCACCACTTCAACGGCTATATGCCGCTGGCGAGCGACAGCTTCATCTTCGCCGCCTTCCTGGCCGCGAAAATGCCGCACATTCATTTCGGCTTCTCGGTCGTCTCGGTCCCGCTGCACCATCCGGTGCGCTTCGTGGAGCGGATCAACTTGCTTGATCAGCTGACTGACGGCAAGCTGCTGGTCGGCGTGGGCAGCGGCACCACGCCGGAGGAGATGATCGGCTTTGGCGTGACCTATGCCGAATCGAAGGACATTTCGGATCGCAATCTGGATCTGGCCGAGCAGCTCTGGGCCAAGGGAATGGAAGATCCGGCGGTGGAAATCGACAACGGCCCGCACAAGGGCCGCGTGCTCCAGCGGATCGCTCCGGCCAGCTATACCCCGCGCCACGCCCCGCTGATGCCAGTGGCGATGAAGGAAGCGAGCACCCGCCGTGCGGCGGAGAACGGCTGGCCCGCTTTCATCCCCGCCTTCACTCCGCCGCAGATCGGCGGGACCGAACCGTTCAAGCACGTGAGCAAGTATTTCGATGCCTACCGCACCGCGCTCGATGCCGCCGGGCATGACGAGGCAACGCGGGCCAAGGCGCTCGACTGGACCACCCACACCTACCAGTGCGTCCACGTGGCCGAGAGCGACGACCAGGCGCGCGAGGAACTGGAAGTGATCCTGCGCGCCTATCAGGATGCAGTGGAACGCGAGGCCGAATTCAACGCCCGCGCCGAAAGCGACAGCGCCAACACCAAGACCGACCGTACGCCCGATGCGCTGAGCGAGGATTGGATCGGCACCTGGTGTCTTTACGGTTCGCCTGAAACGGTGATTGAGCATCTGCAACCCTACAAGGAGCTGGGCATCGGCAACGTGCTGTGCGGCACCACCACCGGACCGCTGACCCCCGAACGGCTGCGGCTGGGCAACCAGACGCTCGACCTGCTGGCGCAGCACGTGCTCCCGGCGCTGGCCTGA
- a CDS encoding extracellular solute-binding protein: MRSKRIVMVLAGFIGLGACSAQEDASNGGEVVNLYSARHYDSDQALYDRFTEETGITINVMEGSADELVARMTSEGDNSPADLFIAADAGALWRAQQASLFQPVTSATLDDRIPANLREPDGHWYGFMRRARVVAYDPAKVSPEEIDDYAKLATPRFRGRICVRSSDSVYNLSLVGALIEAWGEERAGDWVEGIVANMARPPEGGDRDQIRAVGAGVCEVALTNSYYYIRMANSDDPADRAVTERVALAYPSLDGQGAHVNISGGGVARNAPNRDNAVRLLEFLASAETQTYISANNNEYPASPDVAAPAPVDAYADFSAHPMAVAAFAARQPQAQSLMSAAGWR; this comes from the coding sequence TTGCGCAGCAAGCGGATTGTCATGGTGCTGGCGGGGTTCATCGGGCTCGGCGCCTGCTCGGCGCAGGAGGATGCCAGCAATGGTGGCGAGGTCGTCAACCTCTATTCCGCGCGCCATTATGACAGCGACCAGGCGCTCTATGATCGTTTCACCGAGGAAACCGGCATCACCATCAACGTGATGGAAGGCAGCGCCGATGAGCTGGTGGCCCGCATGACCAGCGAAGGCGACAACAGCCCGGCAGACCTGTTCATCGCCGCCGATGCCGGTGCCCTGTGGCGCGCCCAGCAAGCGAGCCTGTTCCAGCCTGTGACCTCCGCAACCCTCGACGACCGGATTCCCGCCAACCTGCGCGAGCCTGATGGCCATTGGTACGGCTTCATGCGCCGGGCCCGGGTGGTCGCCTATGATCCTGCCAAGGTCTCTCCCGAAGAGATCGACGACTATGCCAAGCTTGCCACTCCCCGTTTCCGCGGGCGGATCTGCGTCCGTTCGTCCGACAGCGTTTACAACCTTTCGCTGGTCGGTGCGCTGATCGAAGCCTGGGGCGAGGAGCGCGCGGGCGATTGGGTAGAAGGAATTGTCGCCAACATGGCCCGCCCGCCGGAAGGCGGCGACCGCGATCAGATCCGCGCCGTGGGTGCCGGTGTCTGCGAAGTCGCGCTGACGAACAGCTATTATTACATCCGCATGGCCAACAGCGATGATCCCGCCGACCGGGCAGTGACCGAACGGGTGGCCCTTGCCTACCCCAGCCTGGACGGGCAGGGCGCGCATGTGAACATCTCGGGCGGCGGCGTCGCACGCAATGCTCCCAATCGTGACAACGCGGTGCGGTTGCTCGAATTTCTCGCCTCGGCAGAAACCCAGACCTATATCTCGGCCAACAACAACGAATATCCCGCCTCGCCCGATGTTGCTGCACCGGCTCCGGTAGATGCCTATGCCGACTTCAGCGCGCATCCGATGGCAGTGGCGGCATTCGCGGCGCGGCAGCCGCAAGCGCAATCGTTGATGAGCGCGGCGGGCTGGCGCTGA
- a CDS encoding ABC transporter ATP-binding protein encodes MTDSPILTLRGVTRRYGAHEVVSAASFALQPGRIACLLGPSGCGKSTILRMVAGLEPVDAGEIEISGHVVSGPGSTLSPERRGVGLVFQDNALFPHLNVRENVGFGIRSLGKQARDALVQELLTRLHVEHLAEQWPHTLSGGEQQRVAIARALAREPVLLLLDEPFSGLDGHLRAQIRRSLMADLQAVGTTVLIVTHDPEEAMLLADDLILMADGKILQTGSPAECYDRPASLVAARLLGDAFEISADAGAALLPGADSRFGAVAADVPLILRSKDLVIAAEGLPATVMAVRRIGRETLASVESAVGEIALRSETAGLSAGQVIHLQLRNDVASYSA; translated from the coding sequence GTGACAGATTCCCCGATCCTGACCCTACGCGGCGTAACGCGTCGTTACGGCGCGCACGAAGTCGTCAGTGCAGCCAGCTTTGCGCTCCAGCCGGGACGGATTGCCTGCCTGCTCGGTCCGTCCGGTTGCGGCAAGAGTACGATCCTGCGTATGGTAGCCGGGCTCGAGCCCGTGGATGCGGGTGAAATCGAAATATCCGGCCATGTGGTTTCCGGTCCGGGCAGCACGCTTTCTCCCGAACGGCGCGGAGTGGGGCTGGTGTTCCAGGACAATGCCCTTTTCCCCCATCTGAACGTGCGCGAAAATGTCGGGTTCGGAATCCGGTCACTTGGCAAGCAGGCGCGTGACGCGCTGGTACAGGAATTGCTAACGCGGCTTCATGTCGAGCATCTGGCCGAACAATGGCCGCATACCCTTTCCGGCGGAGAGCAGCAGCGGGTCGCGATCGCGCGGGCCCTGGCGAGAGAGCCGGTGCTGCTGCTGCTGGATGAACCGTTTTCGGGCCTTGATGGCCATTTGCGCGCGCAAATCCGGCGCTCGCTGATGGCTGATCTGCAAGCTGTGGGAACGACCGTGCTGATCGTCACCCACGATCCCGAAGAAGCGATGCTACTTGCCGACGATCTGATCCTGATGGCAGACGGCAAGATCCTGCAAACCGGGTCACCCGCCGAGTGTTACGACAGGCCGGCATCGCTGGTGGCCGCGCGGCTGCTGGGCGATGCGTTCGAGATATCGGCGGACGCTGGCGCTGCACTCCTGCCCGGCGCCGATTCCCGGTTCGGCGCAGTTGCAGCCGATGTGCCGCTGATCCTGCGTTCGAAGGATTTGGTGATCGCCGCGGAAGGGCTGCCTGCCACAGTCATGGCCGTCCGCAGAATCGGGCGTGAAACGCTGGCCAGTGTCGAAAGCGCCGTGGGTGAAATCGCGTTAAGGTCGGAAACAGCCGGGCTGTCGGCGGGGCAGGTCATCCACCTGCAATTGCGCAATGACGTTGCGTCCTATTCTGCGTAG
- a CDS encoding iron ABC transporter permease, with the protein MAAIAGFIVLLPLAGVVLAAFGSGTADIAGRDIARYAATSAWLALLVGLTTATTGTLAAWLVAMHRFPGRGLFAWALALPLAVPAFALAYSYADLFDVAGPLRTAMRDGLGMDLPFSMRSIGGAAFVLSAAFYPYVYLAMRSAFINQSVNVLEASAMLGCSGWRALWRVALPMARPALAAGVALAMMEVLADFGAVRFLSVQTLTTGIVRAWTVYGSTVSAARFALPLLAAAAVLLWLERAMRKGRAHESGRGRWRQWEPQPLPRWRGWLATGFCLFLLTAGLLLPVGWLAWNFGAVSPDWARLGEAMQNSLFLAVAGALLTVLLATMLALGTRSLPLAARIASLGYATPGAVMAIGLLAPAGVIWSFHQGSGMAIAIGLLLLAYAARLMAAAVEPIDAGLARVTPSMVQAARTLGRTETAASIAVELPIARGAMLTAGLIVFVDILKELPATLILRPFNFDTLAVAAHHYAIDERLGQAGPPSLLILALSLPTVIWLSRRIAQARPGY; encoded by the coding sequence ATGGCGGCGATAGCAGGCTTTATCGTCCTGCTCCCGCTGGCGGGCGTTGTGCTGGCGGCATTCGGTAGCGGGACTGCCGATATCGCCGGGCGCGATATTGCGCGCTACGCCGCAACCTCGGCGTGGCTGGCGCTGCTGGTGGGCCTGACCACTGCCACAACCGGGACATTGGCAGCATGGTTGGTTGCCATGCACAGATTCCCCGGCCGGGGCCTGTTTGCCTGGGCACTTGCCCTGCCGTTGGCGGTTCCTGCTTTCGCGCTGGCCTATAGCTACGCCGATCTGTTCGACGTGGCTGGGCCGCTGCGCACGGCGATGCGCGACGGGCTGGGCATGGACCTGCCGTTTTCGATGCGCAGCATCGGCGGCGCGGCTTTCGTGCTTTCGGCGGCTTTCTACCCTTATGTGTATCTCGCCATGCGCAGCGCCTTCATCAACCAGTCGGTCAACGTGCTCGAAGCGTCGGCAATGCTCGGTTGCAGCGGCTGGCGAGCGCTATGGCGGGTGGCGCTGCCGATGGCCCGACCGGCATTGGCGGCGGGCGTGGCGCTGGCGATGATGGAAGTTCTGGCCGATTTTGGCGCAGTCCGGTTCCTCAGCGTCCAGACCTTGACCACCGGCATCGTGCGCGCATGGACCGTCTATGGATCGACCGTCAGCGCGGCCCGCTTCGCCCTGCCGCTGCTTGCGGCGGCAGCGGTGCTTCTGTGGCTCGAGCGGGCCATGCGCAAGGGCCGCGCGCATGAAAGCGGGCGGGGCCGCTGGCGCCAGTGGGAACCGCAGCCTCTGCCCCGTTGGCGGGGGTGGCTGGCAACGGGATTCTGCCTGTTCCTCCTGACTGCCGGCCTGCTGCTCCCGGTCGGCTGGCTGGCGTGGAATTTCGGCGCAGTCTCGCCCGATTGGGCGCGACTTGGCGAAGCCATGCAGAACAGTCTCTTCCTCGCGGTGGCCGGAGCGCTGCTTACCGTGCTGCTGGCCACGATGCTGGCCCTGGGTACCCGCAGCCTGCCGCTGGCGGCGCGGATCGCCAGTCTTGGCTATGCCACCCCGGGAGCGGTGATGGCGATCGGCCTGCTTGCACCGGCCGGAGTGATCTGGTCGTTCCATCAAGGTTCGGGGATGGCGATTGCCATCGGCCTGCTGCTGCTGGCCTATGCAGCACGACTGATGGCGGCAGCAGTCGAACCTATCGATGCAGGGCTGGCGCGGGTGACACCATCGATGGTGCAAGCCGCGCGAACACTCGGTCGCACCGAAACTGCTGCGTCGATCGCCGTCGAACTGCCCATCGCCCGCGGTGCAATGCTGACTGCCGGACTGATCGTGTTTGTCGATATTCTCAAGGAACTCCCGGCCACGCTGATCCTGCGTCCTTTCAACTTCGATACCCTGGCGGTGGCAGCCCATCACTATGCCATCGACGAGCGACTGGGACAGGCGGGGCCGCCATCATTGTTGATACTTGCGCTATCGCTCCCCACGGTGATCTGGCTGTCGCGACGAATTGCGCAGGCGCGTCCGGGATACTAG
- a CDS encoding TetR/AcrR family transcriptional regulator produces MSTTLGPETEALATNAISTKPLQGRSLASYERMLDATKALMLERGSEDFTLQDVSDLGAVSIGSIYLRFQSKDRLLHAVIARELEDVIATEEAMVAEVLQDQQDLRTFLTRFIDRYSRNLEEHARILRAIMQRASVDPAVSGPGKETARRSMTMAVDAILQFKDEIAGSDPREKAHAVMQIVFATIARQFGLGSTPESGDEDVWEVMQKELAKMAYAYLRYAE; encoded by the coding sequence ATGTCAACCACCCTCGGGCCTGAAACCGAAGCGCTCGCCACCAATGCGATCAGCACGAAGCCGCTGCAGGGTCGCAGCCTCGCCTCCTATGAAAGGATGCTCGATGCCACCAAGGCGCTGATGCTCGAACGCGGGAGCGAGGATTTCACCCTTCAGGATGTCAGCGACCTGGGCGCGGTCTCGATCGGCTCGATCTACCTGCGCTTCCAGAGCAAGGACCGGCTGCTGCACGCCGTGATCGCCCGCGAACTGGAAGACGTGATCGCAACGGAAGAAGCGATGGTTGCGGAAGTTTTGCAGGACCAGCAGGATTTGCGCACGTTCCTCACCCGATTCATCGATCGCTACAGCCGCAACCTCGAGGAGCATGCCCGTATCCTGCGCGCGATCATGCAGCGCGCCAGTGTCGATCCGGCAGTCTCCGGGCCGGGCAAGGAAACCGCACGCCGATCCATGACAATGGCGGTGGACGCGATCCTGCAATTCAAGGACGAAATCGCCGGCAGCGATCCGCGCGAGAAGGCCCATGCTGTGATGCAAATCGTCTTCGCCACCATTGCCCGCCAGTTCGGCCTCGGCTCGACTCCCGAATCGGGTGACGAGGATGTGTGGGAAGTGATGCAGAAGGAATTGGCGAAGATGGCCTACGCTTACCTGCGCTACGCAGAATAG